The Verrucomicrobium spinosum DSM 4136 = JCM 18804 genome includes a region encoding these proteins:
- the lptB gene encoding LPS export ABC transporter ATP-binding protein, producing the protein MKKVYDGRTVVNGVDIEVRRGEIVGLLGPNGAGKTTSFYMIVGLVQPNDGKVFFDGLDTTNEPMFKRARLGMGYLPQEESIFRKLSVRENILAVMETQNYTPEEREMQCQQLMEKFGIDHVADNLALTLSGGEKRRLTIARSLVTEPKLIMLDEPFSGVDPLAVEDIQKIILMLKSVGLAILITDHNVRETLGIVDRAYLIHEGRVLLHGTRDEIVNNPLARERYLGENFSM; encoded by the coding sequence CTGAAAAAGGTCTATGATGGGCGCACTGTGGTAAATGGCGTGGATATTGAAGTCCGTCGTGGCGAGATTGTGGGCTTACTTGGTCCCAACGGCGCGGGCAAAACCACCTCATTCTATATGATTGTGGGCCTGGTGCAGCCCAACGATGGCAAGGTCTTCTTCGATGGCCTGGACACCACGAACGAGCCCATGTTCAAGCGGGCTCGTCTCGGGATGGGGTATCTGCCGCAGGAAGAGTCTATTTTTCGAAAGCTTTCGGTGAGGGAAAACATCCTTGCCGTCATGGAGACGCAAAATTACACGCCCGAAGAACGGGAAATGCAGTGCCAGCAACTCATGGAGAAGTTCGGCATTGACCACGTGGCGGACAACTTGGCGCTCACTCTCTCCGGTGGCGAAAAGCGCCGTCTCACCATTGCCCGGTCCCTCGTGACCGAGCCTAAACTCATCATGCTCGACGAACCGTTCTCAGGGGTTGACCCTCTGGCGGTGGAGGATATCCAGAAGATCATCCTCATGCTCAAAAGCGTCGGGCTGGCCATTCTCATCACGGATCACAACGTTCGTGAAACCCTCGGGATCGTGGACCGCGCCTACCTCATTCATGAGGGTCGCGTGCTGCTTCACGGCACCCGGGACGAGATCGTCAACAATCCCCTGGCAAGGGAGCGATACCTTGGCGAAAACTTCAGTATGTAA
- the hpf gene encoding ribosome hibernation-promoting factor, HPF/YfiA family, whose translation MQVHNVNLPITVTGRHVSVTESMREYAQKKIENLHLDYPRIIDAKVILDVEKKERQKAEIILHCANHITIEVDSVSSDIYASIDESISKLARRMRKYKTRLLKTHHRPRNGSIKHLAEHVFQEVDLHKTEHDQIEPVIIHRENFRMKPLFPDEAIMDLELSERPFVVFQNAHSNRLAILFRRKDGEYGMIEPDATSQAA comes from the coding sequence ATGCAAGTGCATAACGTAAACCTGCCCATCACCGTAACGGGACGCCACGTCAGTGTGACTGAGTCCATGCGTGAGTATGCCCAGAAGAAGATCGAGAACCTCCACCTCGACTACCCGCGAATCATCGACGCCAAGGTGATTCTCGACGTCGAAAAGAAAGAGCGACAAAAAGCCGAGATCATCCTCCACTGCGCGAACCACATCACCATTGAGGTGGACAGCGTCAGCAGTGACATCTACGCCAGCATTGATGAGAGCATCTCCAAGCTGGCGCGCAGGATGCGGAAGTACAAGACCCGTCTCCTCAAGACCCATCACCGCCCGCGCAATGGATCCATCAAGCATCTGGCGGAGCACGTTTTCCAGGAAGTTGACCTTCACAAGACTGAGCACGATCAGATCGAGCCGGTCATCATCCATCGCGAGAACTTCCGCATGAAGCCTCTCTTCCCGGATGAGGCCATCATGGATCTGGAGCTCAGTGAGCGTCCGTTCGTGGTGTTCCAGAATGCCCACAGCAATCGTCTCGCCATTCTCTTCCGTCGCAAGGACGGTGAGTACGGCATGATCGAACCCGACGCCACCAGCCAGGCGGCGTAG
- a CDS encoding PrsW family glutamic-type intramembrane protease: MALPSISSRPWRARAFHLTRDRRFLIKGVLIILGIFALLAAFVHVARTASAPPAMATAAEEDAQMFEEFHRLQLVADPQPDRFSTWIRQTAAILADTEPRHRPAFDPVALKLGEMELEPVVRKHASSADAFPLFSAYVRCLFATPDMDASAERELLIQAANQRPAVRHAGEFLGDFYYFAHQPAKAIPFYLQECQYVDARHPRRKALQLALQENDLEALHELASNPMVIAEANAAQLRELANQLNDQGLAFKATVVLELARWSKASAVSLALFAAAIWYLILVHSGRLDPHRWLRYLLPLFAGVMSVMLLHWLQISLEYAPVPNPEDNATKQMVHWVLYVGMPEEACKLLLFTLFLPVLTRARSARQAALTAGCVGLGFALNENIAYFTDHNAQVAMVRLLTANVIHFSLTGILGYHLFILVRSRFHHATNFLLAFLGVSTAHGLYNFAGSEIGMRWEINIAQIIIVALSARMYFQMLHDDNEPSASGSPISRTCVFWFGAALLVGVLMIPSVLHMQSLSGITETLAQAIALVPVALIYQHEFNEIRR; encoded by the coding sequence ATGGCGCTCCCTTCCATTTCTTCCCGCCCCTGGCGTGCCCGTGCGTTCCATCTTACTCGTGACCGTCGGTTCCTCATCAAGGGGGTGCTCATCATTCTAGGCATTTTTGCCCTGCTGGCCGCCTTCGTTCACGTCGCCCGCACCGCCAGTGCTCCACCTGCAATGGCAACGGCGGCGGAAGAAGATGCGCAGATGTTCGAAGAGTTCCATCGTCTGCAACTCGTGGCCGATCCCCAGCCCGACCGGTTCTCCACTTGGATTCGACAAACCGCCGCCATTCTCGCCGACACCGAGCCACGCCATCGCCCGGCGTTCGATCCTGTGGCGTTGAAACTGGGCGAGATGGAACTGGAACCGGTCGTGCGCAAGCACGCCTCCTCAGCGGATGCTTTTCCCCTCTTTAGCGCGTATGTGCGCTGCCTGTTTGCGACACCAGACATGGATGCAAGCGCCGAGCGCGAGCTTCTGATCCAGGCCGCAAACCAACGCCCCGCCGTTCGTCATGCTGGGGAGTTTCTGGGAGACTTCTACTACTTTGCCCACCAGCCCGCGAAGGCCATTCCCTTCTATTTGCAGGAGTGCCAGTATGTGGATGCAAGGCACCCTCGGCGCAAAGCCCTACAGCTCGCACTCCAGGAAAATGATCTGGAGGCACTGCACGAACTGGCATCGAACCCCATGGTGATTGCAGAGGCCAACGCCGCCCAGCTCAGGGAACTGGCCAACCAACTGAATGACCAGGGACTGGCCTTCAAGGCCACGGTGGTACTGGAGCTGGCTCGCTGGTCCAAGGCCTCCGCCGTCTCCCTCGCCTTGTTCGCCGCCGCCATCTGGTACCTCATCTTGGTCCACTCCGGCCGGCTCGATCCCCATCGTTGGCTGCGGTACTTGCTGCCGTTGTTCGCCGGTGTGATGAGCGTCATGCTTCTGCACTGGCTGCAGATCTCACTGGAATACGCCCCCGTCCCCAACCCTGAGGACAACGCGACCAAACAAATGGTTCACTGGGTCCTCTATGTCGGCATGCCTGAGGAAGCCTGCAAGTTGCTGCTCTTCACCCTGTTTCTGCCTGTGCTGACAAGGGCTCGCTCCGCCCGTCAGGCTGCTTTGACAGCCGGGTGCGTCGGCCTGGGTTTTGCGCTGAACGAGAACATCGCCTACTTCACAGATCACAACGCCCAGGTGGCCATGGTACGACTGCTCACCGCCAATGTCATCCACTTCTCTCTCACCGGCATCCTCGGCTATCACCTCTTCATACTCGTCCGCAGCCGCTTTCATCATGCGACCAATTTCCTGCTCGCATTTCTCGGTGTCAGCACGGCCCACGGCTTGTATAACTTCGCCGGCAGCGAAATTGGAATGAGGTGGGAAATCAACATTGCGCAAATCATCATCGTGGCCCTGTCGGCCAGGATGTATTTCCAGATGCTGCATGATGACAATGAGCCAAGCGCCTCCGGCAGCCCGATCTCCCGCACCTGCGTCTTCTGGTTCGGTGCCGCTCTGCTGGTGGGTGTACTCATGATTCCCTCCGTTCTCCACATGCAGAGCCTCTCAGGCATCACGGAAACGCTCGCCCAAGCAATCGCCCTGGTGCCCGTGGCCCTGATTTACCAGCACGAGTTCAATGAAATCAGAAGGTAA
- a CDS encoding glycosyltransferase family 9 protein produces MMVEPFPDLAQYKSVFLVKPSSLGDIVHTLPAARFLKKAHPELLIRWVCNPEWMPLLEGNPDISEIIPFPRSQFGRISTFPKLFGWARSLHTSTREKPEIALDFQGLLRSALICQVRGVKPIVGLSDAREGATFFYKHVVDVDPKAHAVDRYLTLVSALGIPTPAEDISFTLPIGTAPANAPKEGKFLVLHPYSRGDGKSLTTEAIQALCDCLAPHPVVLAGKYANPAQIHGNHVTSLINQTTLEELIWLLRHSHACVSVDSGPMHMAAALQARTLAIHTWSNPRQVGPYNPNARVWKGRRIAPRLDFSEEEGEADQAVAIRDIRRISDFILGEWY; encoded by the coding sequence ATGATGGTTGAGCCGTTCCCGGATCTGGCGCAGTACAAGTCGGTCTTTCTGGTGAAACCCAGCTCGCTGGGAGACATTGTACACACCCTGCCTGCGGCCCGGTTTCTAAAGAAAGCGCATCCTGAACTCCTCATCCGCTGGGTGTGCAATCCCGAGTGGATGCCCCTGCTGGAAGGCAATCCGGACATCTCAGAGATCATCCCCTTCCCCCGCAGCCAGTTTGGCCGGATCAGCACCTTCCCCAAGCTCTTTGGCTGGGCGAGAAGCCTGCATACCAGCACTCGCGAGAAACCGGAGATCGCGCTCGATTTTCAAGGCCTGCTCCGGAGCGCCCTCATCTGCCAGGTGCGAGGAGTGAAGCCCATCGTCGGCCTTTCGGACGCCCGTGAAGGAGCCACCTTCTTCTACAAGCATGTGGTGGACGTCGATCCCAAGGCTCACGCCGTGGACCGTTATCTGACGCTGGTGAGCGCCCTGGGCATCCCGACCCCTGCGGAGGACATCAGCTTCACCCTGCCGATCGGCACCGCTCCGGCAAATGCTCCAAAGGAGGGCAAATTCCTCGTACTGCACCCCTATTCACGTGGCGATGGCAAGTCCCTCACCACAGAGGCCATCCAGGCCCTGTGCGATTGCCTGGCACCTCACCCGGTGGTACTCGCTGGCAAGTACGCCAACCCAGCCCAGATTCACGGAAATCACGTCACCTCCCTGATCAACCAGACCACGCTGGAGGAGCTCATCTGGCTGCTGCGCCATTCGCACGCCTGTGTCAGCGTGGACAGCGGGCCCATGCACATGGCTGCCGCTCTCCAGGCGCGGACGCTCGCCATCCATACCTGGAGCAATCCCCGCCAGGTCGGACCCTACAATCCAAATGCCCGGGTGTGGAAGGGCAGACGCATCGCCCCACGCCTCGATTTTTCCGAGGAAGAAGGCGAGGCCGACCAGGCCGTTGCCATCCGGGATATTCGGCGCATTTCGGATTTCATTCTTGGTGAGTGGTATTGA
- a CDS encoding metallophosphoesterase family protein, whose product MRYAIFGDIHANWEALMTVMGDAQEQECTHYVCVGDIVGYNANPSECLEYVKALNCPVVKGNHDEEATQDRTLDELNPLAESALLWTRQKLTPDQKQWLRDLKLVRQVRDFTIVHATLDSPGSWAYVTNRFDAMASFSYQFTQLCFYGHTHAPRVYEKDDTVRCLRETDATLRRGVKYFINVGSVGQPRDGDWRSSYAVYDVEKQTVSIRRLEYDLRTAQQKICDAGLPPILAERLALGR is encoded by the coding sequence ATGCGTTACGCCATCTTCGGAGACATTCATGCCAACTGGGAAGCCCTGATGACCGTCATGGGTGACGCTCAGGAGCAGGAGTGCACCCACTATGTTTGCGTCGGGGACATTGTCGGCTACAACGCCAATCCGAGCGAATGCCTGGAGTACGTCAAGGCGCTCAACTGCCCTGTAGTCAAAGGCAACCACGACGAAGAAGCCACTCAGGACCGCACCCTCGACGAGCTCAATCCCCTCGCGGAGAGCGCCCTGCTGTGGACCCGACAGAAACTTACCCCTGACCAGAAGCAGTGGTTGCGGGACCTGAAGCTGGTGCGCCAGGTGCGGGACTTCACCATCGTCCACGCCACCCTCGATTCTCCCGGCAGCTGGGCTTATGTGACCAATCGCTTCGATGCGATGGCAAGCTTCAGCTACCAGTTCACGCAGCTCTGCTTCTACGGGCACACTCACGCACCCCGGGTGTATGAGAAGGACGACACTGTCCGCTGCCTGCGCGAGACGGACGCGACCCTGCGCCGCGGCGTGAAGTATTTTATCAATGTAGGTTCTGTGGGCCAGCCTCGCGACGGTGACTGGCGGTCCTCCTACGCCGTGTACGATGTCGAGAAACAGACGGTCAGCATCCGTCGGCTGGAGTACGACTTGCGCACCGCGCAGCAGAAGATTTGCGACGCCGGACTGCCCCCCATACTGGCGGAACGCCTTGCCCTCGGAAGATGA
- a CDS encoding ABC transporter ATP-binding protein, whose amino-acid sequence MDVPSPSAPPTPAVTVENLTKVFKSGFTKKPLLAVKQLSFEVSAGEVYGLIGPNGCGKSTTMKVMLGLLKATQGRATIFGRDSEEVASRQDVGFLPENPYFYKHLSGRETLNFYGRLCGLRGAELKDRTEAMLELTGLTHAAERRVGGYSKGMLQRVGLGQALIHEPRLLILDEPTAGVDPVGSRRIRDLILELKQRGITIVVTSHLLEQMQEVCDRVGIMSNGRMVSEGKLEDLISVENQTELILQDAPPELLARIRTLVQEAGGKSQLVSEGKPRTTLEKLFLQSTTQTGDGE is encoded by the coding sequence ATGGACGTCCCCTCTCCCTCAGCCCCTCCGACACCCGCCGTGACGGTGGAAAACCTCACCAAGGTGTTCAAATCGGGTTTCACCAAGAAACCGCTCCTGGCCGTCAAACAGCTCAGCTTCGAGGTGAGCGCGGGGGAGGTTTATGGGCTGATTGGCCCCAACGGCTGCGGCAAGTCCACCACCATGAAGGTGATGCTGGGCCTGCTCAAGGCCACACAAGGCAGGGCCACCATCTTTGGCCGGGACAGCGAGGAAGTCGCCAGCCGGCAAGACGTGGGCTTCCTGCCAGAGAACCCCTATTTCTACAAGCACCTGAGCGGCCGGGAGACGCTCAACTTCTACGGCAGACTCTGTGGCCTGCGAGGTGCCGAGCTGAAGGACCGCACGGAGGCCATGCTGGAACTCACGGGCTTGACCCACGCCGCCGAGCGCCGGGTGGGAGGCTACTCCAAGGGCATGCTTCAGCGCGTGGGCCTGGGCCAGGCGCTGATCCATGAGCCTCGCTTACTCATTCTGGACGAACCCACTGCCGGGGTGGACCCCGTGGGCTCCCGGCGCATTCGCGATCTCATTCTGGAGCTCAAACAACGGGGCATCACCATCGTGGTCACCTCCCATCTGCTCGAGCAGATGCAGGAGGTGTGTGATCGCGTGGGCATCATGTCCAACGGCCGGATGGTGAGCGAAGGCAAGCTGGAAGACCTGATCTCCGTGGAGAACCAGACGGAACTCATCCTTCAGGATGCGCCGCCGGAGCTGCTCGCAAGGATCCGCACCCTCGTGCAGGAGGCGGGCGGCAAAAGCCAGTTGGTCTCTGAGGGCAAACCTCGCACCACGCTCGAAAAACTCTTCCTCCAGTCCACCACCCAGACGGGTGATGGCGAATGA
- a CDS encoding acylphosphatase produces the protein MTSKQVFYSGRVQGVGFRYTVKRLASGFEVTGWVKNLPDGRVELQASSYDEEELDAFLEDIQNSSLGGNIKEVEVNNIPPLTGVRGFTIVS, from the coding sequence ATGACCTCAAAGCAAGTATTTTACTCTGGCAGAGTCCAGGGCGTAGGATTTCGATACACCGTCAAACGCCTTGCCTCCGGCTTCGAGGTCACCGGCTGGGTGAAGAACCTGCCCGACGGCCGGGTGGAGCTACAAGCCAGCTCATATGACGAGGAGGAGCTCGATGCCTTTCTGGAGGACATCCAGAACAGCTCACTGGGCGGGAACATCAAGGAAGTGGAAGTGAACAACATCCCCCCTCTGACCGGTGTCAGAGGCTTTACCATCGTTTCCTGA
- the folP gene encoding dihydropteroate synthase, translated as MGTLWRIHHQNHEFTSRGWIMGVLNVTPDSFSDGGRFFGTTLAVERGMEMAEDGADVLDVGGESTRPGAEPVNVADEIKRVVPVISELRGRTRALISIDTMKPEVAREAVAAGADIVNDVNGLREPGMLEAVAGTSAGVIVMHMQGTPRTMQAQPYYRDVVQDVRDFFVERLDTLARAGIDPLRVALDPGFGFGKTLAHNLELLNGLDQLRMEDRPFVLGVSRKSMLGTLLGDSRLEHRAWPTVALTSWMRESGGEIIRVHDVKPNAQAMRMTEAIIGPARSA; from the coding sequence ATGGGCACTCTCTGGCGCATCCATCATCAGAACCATGAATTCACCTCCCGCGGCTGGATCATGGGCGTGCTCAATGTCACGCCCGATTCCTTTTCTGACGGGGGCAGATTCTTTGGCACCACGCTCGCGGTGGAGCGGGGGATGGAAATGGCGGAGGATGGGGCGGACGTGCTGGACGTTGGGGGCGAGTCCACCCGCCCCGGTGCCGAGCCGGTGAACGTGGCGGATGAGATCAAGCGGGTGGTCCCCGTCATCAGCGAGCTGCGCGGGAGGACACGGGCGCTCATCTCTATAGATACCATGAAGCCTGAGGTGGCCCGGGAGGCCGTGGCTGCGGGGGCAGATATAGTGAATGACGTGAACGGTCTCCGTGAGCCGGGCATGCTGGAGGCCGTCGCGGGCACCTCAGCAGGGGTGATTGTCATGCACATGCAAGGCACCCCGCGCACCATGCAGGCTCAGCCTTACTACCGGGATGTGGTGCAGGACGTCAGAGACTTCTTTGTCGAGCGCCTGGACACGCTGGCCCGGGCAGGCATTGATCCCCTGCGCGTGGCTCTGGATCCGGGCTTCGGATTCGGGAAAACCCTGGCCCATAATCTGGAACTGCTAAACGGGCTCGACCAATTGCGTATGGAGGATCGACCGTTCGTCCTGGGGGTCTCCCGCAAGTCGATGCTGGGCACCTTGCTGGGCGATTCCCGGTTGGAGCATCGCGCCTGGCCCACGGTGGCTCTGACCTCGTGGATGCGTGAATCGGGCGGTGAAATCATCCGTGTGCATGATGTGAAGCCGAACGCTCAGGCCATGCGGATGACAGAGGCCATCATCGGGCCAGCACGGTCTGCATGA
- the gap gene encoding type I glyceraldehyde-3-phosphate dehydrogenase produces MIKIGINGFGRIGRLVFRAICDQGLLGKEIDVVAVNDLVPADNLAYLVKYDSTQGKAKEEVYSKKSSPDVAEDDVLVVDGHEIKCLAVREGPAALPWGELGVDIVIESTGLFTEAEKAAGHLKAGAKKVIISAPAKNEDITVVMGVNHEKYVAESHNIISNASCTTNCLAPVVHVLLKEGFGVEEGLMTTVHSYTATQKTVDGPSKKDWKGGRSAAINIIPSTTGAAKAVGLAIPEVKGKLTGMSFRVPTPTVSVVDLTVKTVKETSYKEICAAMKNASETYLQGILGYTEDEVVSSDFIHDSRSSIFDAGSGLELNSRFFKLVSWYDNEWGYSNRCVDLVKYIAGK; encoded by the coding sequence ATGATCAAAATCGGCATCAATGGTTTCGGGCGCATCGGGCGTCTCGTTTTTCGCGCCATCTGCGACCAGGGCCTCCTCGGTAAGGAAATCGACGTCGTCGCCGTGAACGACCTCGTGCCGGCTGACAACCTCGCCTACCTCGTGAAGTATGATTCCACGCAGGGCAAGGCCAAAGAGGAAGTGTACAGCAAGAAGTCCAGCCCCGATGTTGCGGAAGACGACGTGCTCGTGGTGGACGGTCATGAGATCAAGTGCCTTGCCGTGAGAGAAGGTCCTGCCGCCCTTCCTTGGGGTGAGCTTGGCGTGGACATCGTCATCGAGTCCACCGGTCTCTTTACCGAAGCTGAGAAGGCCGCTGGCCACCTCAAGGCTGGTGCCAAGAAGGTCATCATCTCCGCTCCCGCCAAGAATGAAGACATCACCGTGGTGATGGGCGTGAACCATGAGAAGTATGTGGCCGAGTCCCACAACATCATCTCCAACGCGAGCTGCACGACGAACTGCCTGGCTCCTGTGGTGCACGTGCTCCTCAAAGAAGGTTTCGGCGTGGAAGAGGGTCTCATGACCACCGTCCACAGCTACACCGCCACGCAGAAGACCGTGGACGGCCCGAGCAAGAAGGACTGGAAAGGTGGCCGCAGCGCTGCGATCAACATCATCCCCAGCACCACCGGTGCTGCCAAGGCCGTGGGCCTTGCCATCCCGGAAGTGAAAGGCAAGCTCACTGGCATGTCCTTCCGCGTTCCCACCCCGACCGTCTCCGTGGTGGACCTCACCGTGAAGACCGTGAAGGAAACCAGCTACAAGGAAATCTGCGCGGCCATGAAAAACGCCAGCGAGACCTACCTTCAGGGCATCCTCGGCTACACCGAAGACGAAGTGGTCAGCTCCGACTTCATCCACGACAGCCGCAGTTCCATCTTCGACGCCGGCAGTGGTCTCGAACTCAATAGCCGCTTCTTCAAGCTCGTGTCCTGGTACGACAACGAGTGGGGCTACAGCAACCGCTGCGTTGACCTCGTGAAGTACATCGCTGGCAAGTAA